DNA from Acidobacteriota bacterium:
GCGGATATCGCCTGGGATCTCGCTGCGGTCGACGTAGAATTTGGGCCTACACGCGGGCGCGCCGTGATCGAAACCTATCGTCGTGTCAGTGGAGAAACATTACGCGCGCTGGTTCCGCGGCTGCGCTGGCATCGGCTGGCCTATCTCGCCTTTCGAATGGCATACTGTCGCCTGGCCGCGACGCAAACTCCGGCGCCGGACAGTGCGCGCTTTGCCCGGTTGGCGGAGGGCTACACGAGGCTGACTTTTTGCCCTGGTCGCTCCCGTTGGTCGCTCGGATCACCGAGAGTGATCGACAGCGACCGCTCATCTGGCAAGCCGCTACCGGCTGATCGCACCGGCTGACTGCAAACGCAACTTACTTGGGATCGCCGAGGGTGATGATGGCCGCGCCGGGCGGGGGGATGAGCTGGAAGGTATTGGGGGCGGTGAAAGGGCGGTTGAGCACAATCGCCGACGGGATGAGCTGCAGTTGCAGCGTGTAGCCCTCCACGGGGCGTTCGATCACGACTTTGGTAGGGATGGGGAGATTGTTGCGGACGGTATAGTCGCTGTAAGTAGCACGGGTGAAATGGATGCCATCGCCGTCGTAGATTTCCTGGCCGTGGGGCAGCAGATCGTAACGGCTGAAGGTGATGCGGCGCACAAGGCGCTGCTGATGACCGCTCCGATCGGCAAGCACCAGCACCTCATACGTCGTGGGCGGAGCGCCGGGGTCGAGCGCCACGTCATCGCCGGGCACGATGGCGTTAGTCAGCAGCGCGTTGAGAATGACCTGGGGCCGCATTTTTTCCCAGGGGTTGCTGGCCTTCGCCGGAATTACATCATTCAGTCCCACAAAAAACTGGTTGCGGGTGGGCAGGCTCAATTCAAAATGCTGGCCGCTGGAGGCCATGTCGAACAGTTTGCCCAGCAGGGTGAAGGTGCCCCAAAGGCGGATGTCGGCGGGCTTGCGGATCAGCAGAAAGGCGGTGATCTTGGGGTATTTGTGCTTGCCCGTCCGGGCGGAAAGGTTCAGCTTCAGCGACATGGTCTGAATCGCCTGAGCGTTGGCGTTGAAGCTGGAGACGAGCTCGGGAAGGGTTGCGGAACGCAGCGGCGCCGAGGGCGGCAGCGGCTTGGGACGCCGGCCGCAGGCGGCGGCAAGCAGAGCCAGGAGCAGCAGAGGCGCGACTCGCCCCATGATCCTTAGGTCTCGATTGGGGCAGAGCGAGGGCAATGGACTCTACGCTAAAGCTATTCCTCTTTTTGATCCTTCTTTTCGCCCATCTCCTCCGAGGCCTTCTTCTGCGCCTCGGCTTTGCGTTCGAGGAGTTCAGAGCGGCGCTTGCGCTTGGCGGCCTGCATGCCTTCACTGCCCAGAAATTCGATGTAGGCAAGCGAGGCATTATCGCCATGGCGGAAGCCGGTCTTCACAATGCGGGTGTAGCCGCCGGCGCGGTCACCGAAACGGGCGGCCAACTGATCGAACAGCTTGTGCACGGCTTGGGCGTCGAGCAAATAGCTGGCGGCCTGGCGGCGCGCATGCAACGAGCCGCGCTTGCCGAGGGTGACCATGCGCTCGGCGAGCGGGCGGATGGCTTTGGCCTTGGGCACGGTGGTCGAGATGCGCTCCTCGAGCACCAGCGAGGTCACGAGATTGCGCAACAGGGCACGGCGGTGCGAAGTGTTGCGGCCCAGTTTTTTTCCGGCGTTCAAATGTCGCATGGGAAGTTCCGTTACTCGCTTTCGCCGCTGTCGGCGGCGCCGGCGACGGCATTGCCCTGATCATCAATACGCATGCCCAGCGACAGGCCCATCTGGGCGAGAATTTCCTTGATTTCGTTGAGCGATTTGCGGCCGAAGTTTTTGGTCTTCAGCATTTCCGGCTCGCTCTTCTGGATCAGCTCGCCGATGGTCTGGATATTGGCGTTCTTGAGGCAGTTATAGCTGCGCACGCTCAGTTCGAGCTCTTCGACCGAGCGGTTCAGGTTCTCATTGCGCAACTGCAGTTGCCGGCCTTCCTGGAACTCGCCGCCCTCGGGCACCTCCTCGAAGTTGACGAAGATACTCATGTGATCCTTGAGCAGCTTGGCGGCGAGGCCGACAGCGTCGGTGGGACTGACGGCGGCATTGGTCCAGACTTCCAGCACGAGGCGGTCATAATCGGTGGTCTGGCCGAGGCGGGCGGCGTCGACGGCGTAGTTCACCTTGCGCACGGGCGAGTGAACGCTGTCGATGGGAATGAAGCCCACGGCCAGGTCGTCGTCGAAATTGCGATCGGCGGAGACGTAGCCGCGACCGACTTTGAGGCGCAGGTCCATGTCGAGGTTGCCGCCCTCACTCAGCGTGGCGATGTGGATGTTCTTGTCCAGCACCTCGACATCGCCGTCGGTTTCCAGCATGCCACTGGTGACTTCGCCGGGCTTGTCGGCCTTGAGGTAGATGTGCTTGGGGCCATCGACCGCCATGCGGAAGGGGATCTGCTTGAGGTTCAGGATGATATCCGTGGCGTCTTCCACGACGCCTGGAATCGACTGAAACTCATGCAGCACGCCTTCGATGCGCACCGCGGTGATGGCGCCGCCTTCGATGGAGGACAGCAGTACGCGACGCAGGGCGTTGCCAATGGTATTGCCGAAGCCGCGTTCAAACGGCTGGGCAGTGAACTTGCCATAGCGTTCAGTGAGCGAATCCGGATCCACGGCAAGGCGCTTCGGTTTCTGAAAACCC
Protein-coding regions in this window:
- a CDS encoding 50S ribosomal protein L17, coding for MRHLNAGKKLGRNTSHRRALLRNLVTSLVLEERISTTVPKAKAIRPLAERMVTLGKRGSLHARRQAASYLLDAQAVHKLFDQLAARFGDRAGGYTRIVKTGFRHGDNASLAYIEFLGSEGMQAAKRKRRSELLERKAEAQKKASEEMGEKKDQKEE
- a CDS encoding DNA-directed RNA polymerase subunit alpha, coding for MLWKGFQKPKRLAVDPDSLTERYGKFTAQPFERGFGNTIGNALRRVLLSSIEGGAITAVRIEGVLHEFQSIPGVVEDATDIILNLKQIPFRMAVDGPKHIYLKADKPGEVTSGMLETDGDVEVLDKNIHIATLSEGGNLDMDLRLKVGRGYVSADRNFDDDLAVGFIPIDSVHSPVRKVNYAVDAARLGQTTDYDRLVLEVWTNAAVSPTDAVGLAAKLLKDHMSIFVNFEEVPEGGEFQEGRQLQLRNENLNRSVEELELSVRSYNCLKNANIQTIGELIQKSEPEMLKTKNFGRKSLNEIKEILAQMGLSLGMRIDDQGNAVAGAADSGESE